A single region of the Chryseobacterium sp. 6424 genome encodes:
- a CDS encoding winged helix-turn-helix transcriptional regulator: MENVEKCPLEYAFSQIGGKHKGRIIWRLHLHSVLRFGEIRKQISGISIKMLAQVLKEMEKDNIIIRKQYDTKIPKVEYYLTDNGKILVDILERLFEWGKLQEKFIMQDGRLQ; encoded by the coding sequence ATGGAAAATGTAGAAAAATGCCCGCTTGAATATGCTTTTTCTCAAATCGGGGGTAAACACAAGGGCAGAATTATATGGAGGCTGCATCTTCATTCAGTTTTGAGGTTCGGGGAAATTCGGAAACAAATTTCTGGGATTTCTATTAAGATGTTAGCACAAGTATTAAAGGAAATGGAGAAAGATAACATTATTATACGCAAACAATATGATACCAAAATTCCAAAGGTTGAATATTATTTGACTGATAATGGAAAAATTTTAGTTGACATTTTAGAACGTCTTTTTGAATGGGGAAAACTTCAAGAAAAATTTATTATGCAGGATGGTCGTTTACAATGA
- a CDS encoding DNA-methyltransferase, which yields MEIFTDIKLGDSTEILKKLPDNSVDLIFTSPPYADQRKNTYGGIHPDKYVDWFLPISKELLRVLKPTGTFVLNIKEKVVDGERSTYVMELIIEMRKQGWLWTEEFIWHKKNSFPGKWPNRFRDSWERLLQFNKEKKFSMYQDQVMVPMGDWAKSRLKNLSETDKVRDESKVGSGFGKKISNWVDREMAYPTNVLHLATECNNKNHSAAFPEALPEWFIKLFTKEEDVVLDPFMGSGTTNFVAQRMSRNSIGIEILPEYFNMVKKQLEPVKLVLFDPHTKYEKTKYNGSHAVR from the coding sequence ATGGAAATATTTACTGACATAAAACTTGGAGACAGCACGGAAATTTTAAAAAAACTTCCTGACAACTCTGTTGACTTAATTTTCACTTCACCACCTTACGCAGACCAAAGAAAAAATACATACGGCGGAATTCACCCAGATAAATATGTTGATTGGTTTTTACCAATTTCAAAAGAATTATTGAGAGTTTTGAAACCTACAGGAACTTTTGTTTTAAACATTAAAGAAAAAGTTGTTGATGGAGAAAGAAGCACTTATGTTATGGAACTTATAATCGAAATGAGAAAACAAGGTTGGCTTTGGACTGAAGAATTTATTTGGCACAAAAAAAACTCATTTCCTGGAAAATGGCCAAATCGTTTTCGTGATTCCTGGGAAAGATTGTTGCAATTCAATAAAGAGAAAAAATTCTCAATGTATCAAGACCAAGTTATGGTTCCTATGGGAGATTGGGCAAAATCACGCCTTAAAAACTTAAGCGAAACCGACAAAGTAAGGGACGAATCAAAAGTAGGAAGTGGATTTGGAAAAAAAATTTCAAATTGGGTAGACAGAGAAATGGCTTATCCAACAAATGTCCTACACCTTGCAACAGAATGTAATAATAAAAATCATAGTGCCGCTTTTCCAGAAGCGTTACCGGAATGGTTTATTAAATTATTTACAAAAGAGGAAGATGTAGTTTTAGATCCATTTATGGGTTCTGGAACTACGAATTTTGTTGCACAAAGAATGAGCAGAAACTCGATTGGTATTGAAATCCTTCCAGAATATTTTAATATGGTAAAAAAACAGTTGGAACCTGTTAAACTTGTTTTATTTGATCCCCACACTAAGTATGAAAAAACTAAATATAATGGAAGTCACGCAGTTCGTTGA
- a CDS encoding alpha/beta fold hydrolase, with protein sequence MEKEKKIDGKLSYIDAGRGAKTIVFLHGAFMNKEIWVPQIETLKKSYRVIAVDLPGHGNSDVKDNEVSIQDFGKKISELLESLKANNVILVGHSIGADVCLEIYSNYKEDIIGFVAVDYFKNIGQSLPKSEVDKIIDQMNSNYPASLQYYVENNLVTKDTSLALKRKIENNFINSNKKFGIELNKKVFEYSEMESENLKKINSKVYFINVDYFPTDEKTLEKKLKDNFEFVSIHGTSHYPMLENPEVFNKLLEEIINKI encoded by the coding sequence ATGGAAAAAGAAAAAAAGATTGACGGCAAGCTATCTTATATAGATGCAGGTCGGGGAGCAAAAACTATCGTTTTTCTTCACGGAGCGTTTATGAATAAAGAAATATGGGTTCCGCAAATAGAAACCCTTAAAAAAAGTTACAGGGTAATTGCTGTAGACTTACCTGGGCATGGAAATTCAGATGTGAAAGATAATGAAGTTTCAATTCAAGATTTTGGAAAAAAAATTTCAGAACTCTTAGAAAGCCTGAAAGCAAATAATGTAATTCTAGTTGGCCATTCCATTGGCGCCGATGTATGTTTAGAAATTTATAGCAATTACAAAGAGGATATCATTGGGTTTGTTGCAGTAGATTATTTTAAAAATATTGGCCAAAGCTTGCCTAAATCAGAAGTTGACAAAATCATCGATCAAATGAACTCAAATTATCCAGCAAGCCTGCAATATTACGTTGAAAACAATTTGGTAACTAAAGATACAAGTCTTGCTTTAAAGAGAAAGATTGAAAATAATTTTATTAATAGCAATAAAAAATTTGGTATTGAATTAAATAAGAAAGTTTTTGAATATAGTGAAATGGAAAGTGAAAATTTAAAGAAAATTAACTCTAAAGTATATTTTATTAATGTAGATTATTTTCCTACTGACGAAAAAACTCTGGAAAAAAAATTGAAAGATAATTTTGAATTTGTAAGTATACACGGAACTTCACATTATCCAATGCTTGAAAATCCTGAAGTGTTTAATAAATTGTTAGAAGAAATAATTAATAAAATTTAG
- a CDS encoding DMT family transporter: MKYLYLALAIVLEVLGSSFMKASDGFSKLLPTTITIIAYIACFFFLSQALKSIPLGIAYAIWGGLGIVLTALISVIIFKQSLDLAAIIGIILIVAGVFVMNFFSKSSTH; this comes from the coding sequence ATGAAATATTTATATTTAGCATTAGCGATTGTTCTTGAAGTTTTAGGTTCAAGTTTTATGAAAGCATCTGACGGATTTTCAAAACTTTTACCCACGACAATAACAATAATAGCATATATTGCTTGCTTTTTCTTCCTTTCTCAAGCATTAAAATCAATACCTTTAGGAATTGCTTATGCGATTTGGGGAGGTTTAGGAATTGTCTTAACTGCATTGATTTCAGTAATTATCTTTAAACAATCTTTGGATTTAGCAGCAATTATTGGAATTATTTTGATTGTTGCAGGTGTTTTTGTTATGAACTTTTTCTCTAAATCTTCAACACACTAA
- a CDS encoding PmeII family type II restriction endonuclease → MEVTQFVERNIGTFHQKRIDRLKNLKLKTVLQKKNPYLFKAKNLMTASEIVQGITDAFISSNEETIFGDWLEGLAIFINEKVYNGRKSGIANIDLEFDKDNVRYIVNIKSGPNWGNSSQVAKMKADFKTAQKTLRTSNSNLIVVSVNGCCYGKENVPDKGDYFKYCGQEFWEFISGNKNLYTDIIEPLGHKAKERNDEFAESYAKMLNKFTAEFITDFCKKNGEIDWLKLVEFNSKKK, encoded by the coding sequence ATGGAAGTCACGCAGTTCGTTGAGCGAAATATTGGAACTTTTCACCAAAAAAGAATTGATCGATTAAAGAATCTAAAATTAAAAACGGTTCTTCAAAAGAAAAACCCTTATTTGTTCAAAGCCAAAAACTTGATGACTGCAAGTGAAATTGTGCAGGGAATTACAGATGCGTTTATTTCGTCAAATGAAGAAACAATTTTTGGAGATTGGCTTGAAGGACTTGCAATTTTTATTAATGAAAAAGTTTACAATGGAAGAAAGTCGGGAATTGCAAACATAGATTTGGAATTTGATAAAGACAATGTTCGCTATATTGTAAATATTAAATCTGGTCCAAATTGGGGTAACAGCAGTCAAGTAGCGAAAATGAAAGCAGATTTTAAAACCGCCCAGAAAACCTTAAGAACAAGCAATTCAAATTTAATTGTTGTTTCGGTTAATGGTTGCTGTTACGGAAAAGAAAATGTTCCTGATAAAGGTGATTATTTCAAATATTGCGGACAAGAATTCTGGGAATTTATTTCTGGAAACAAAAATCTTTACACAGACATAATTGAACCGTTAGGACACAAAGCAAAAGAGCGAAACGATGAATTTGCAGAATCTTATGCAAAAATGTTAAACAAGTTTACCGCAGAATTTATTACTGATTTTTGCAAAAAGAATGGAGAAATTGACTGGCTAAAACTTGTGGAATTTAATTCTAAGAAAAAGTAA
- a CDS encoding DUF5694 domain-containing protein: MKKLLTLLFFVTTLNLFAQNQRYENLNIYKTKFDDAIPVLNVATFHMGETSDANSTDFDENDKKNQQEIKKLARLLAEFKPTIIVIEDLPKNDSIRQISYSDYLKNPLKKFINPDERELLAYEVGRLSGAKKIYGIDFKEGYNYNINVINSVDTTTLNKYSLLSDENDAKNPEKGIPFYELFKLNNHPQYLESLINFNADLLLYNSSKNNSEGADEAGKFYHRNLVMFSNLNQIPVGKQDKIFILMGGTHTAFFMDFLKRSPKFKLENTFDYLK; encoded by the coding sequence ATGAAAAAACTTTTGACATTATTATTTTTTGTGACAACACTTAATCTTTTTGCACAAAATCAACGTTACGAAAATCTGAATATTTACAAAACTAAATTTGACGATGCAATTCCTGTATTAAATGTAGCAACATTTCATATGGGAGAAACTTCAGACGCAAACTCAACGGATTTTGATGAAAACGACAAAAAAAATCAGCAAGAAATTAAAAAATTAGCTAGGTTATTGGCTGAATTTAAACCCACAATAATTGTTATTGAAGATTTACCTAAAAACGATAGCATAAGACAAATTTCATATTCAGATTATTTAAAAAATCCATTGAAAAAGTTTATAAATCCTGACGAAAGAGAATTGTTAGCTTATGAAGTTGGAAGACTTAGCGGAGCAAAAAAGATTTATGGAATTGACTTTAAAGAAGGCTATAACTACAATATAAATGTTATAAACAGTGTAGATACTACTACATTAAATAAATATTCTCTATTAAGTGATGAAAATGATGCAAAAAATCCAGAGAAAGGAATTCCTTTTTATGAATTATTTAAATTAAATAATCATCCTCAATATTTGGAAAGTCTGATAAACTTTAATGCTGATTTGTTATTATACAATTCAAGTAAAAATAATTCTGAGGGAGCAGACGAGGCAGGAAAATTTTATCATAGAAATTTAGTTATGTTCTCTAATCTTAACCAAATTCCTGTTGGCAAACAGGACAAGATTTTTATCTTAATGGGCGGAACTCATACTGCTTTCTTTATGGATTTTTTAAAAAGAAGTCCAAAATTTAAACTTGAAAACACATTTGATTACCTAAAATAA